The sequence below is a genomic window from Acidimicrobiales bacterium.
GGCAGGGATCCTGGCCTTGGAGCTGGGCGCGCCGGTGGCCGTCGCGGTGCGGGTGCTGCGGCCTGCGTTCGTCGGCGCCGCCGCCGCCCTGCACGTGGCCACGTGGTTCCTGTTGGGGCTCGACTACTGGGCGTGGATCGGCACCGTCGTCGTCGTGCTCGTTGACTGGGACCGGCTGCGCGCCCCGGCAGCCGCCGAGTAGGTGACAGCCGCCGGGGACGCGTCCGGCCCCTCGATCAGGCCGCCGACGAGTCGTCTCGATGGCGTGCGCCTTGCAGCCGTTCATCGGCATTCTCGTCACGCGGCGAGGACCGCTCCACCCGAAAGACACCGAAGGCGGCCGAGTGTTCCCGGATTCGCCGCGCGCCCCCCGGGTGGGCGCCCCCCGTTGCCCGCCCGGAGGGCGTCCGGCGGTCAGTGGCGCACGGGCTCGTGGGCGTCGACGTCGGACTCGGCTTCGCCCAGGTAGGCCGCCAACACTTCGGGCGAGTCGAGCAGCTCGTCGCTGCGGCCCTCGACGACAACCTCGCCTCGGGCGAGGACGTAGGCGCGGCTCGTGTGGCGCAGCGCCAGGTGCACGAACTGCTCCACCAGGAGCACGGCGGTTCCCGCCTTGTTGACCTCGGCGATCACCTCGAACAATTGCGTGACGATGATCGGCGCCAGGCCCATGGAGGCCTCGTCGACCAGCAGCACCCGGGGCTCGCTCATCAGTGCCCGGCCCACGGCCAGCATCTGCTGCTCGCCGCCCGACATGGTGGCGGCGTGCTGGGTGGCGCGCTCGCGAAGCCGCGGGAACAGGTCGAACACCCGCTCCACCCGCTCTTCCAGCCGGGCCTTCTCCCGCCGACGCGACCAGTGCCCGAGCCGGAGGTTCTCCAGCACGGTCAGCTCGCCGAACAGCTCGCGGCCCTGGGGCAACTGGGCGACGCCGAGTGTCACGACGCGCGACGGCGGCACGTCGGCAACCTCCCGGCCGCCCACCCGAACCGAGCCGGCCGAGTACGGCACGAGGCCCGACACGGCCCGGAGCGTCGTGGTCTTCCCGGCGCCGTTGGCCCCGAGCAGGGCCACCATCTCGCCCTCTTCCACCACGAGCGAGACGCCTCGCAGGGCCTGCACGAGGCCGTAGTGCACGTCGATGCCCTCGATGGCGAGCATCAGAGCTCGGCCCCCGTCCTGGCCAAGCGGCTCCGCCGCGCCCGTGGTTGCTCGGGGGCCGTGGCCTCGGCGCCCAAGTAGGCGGCGATCACGCCCGGGTGTCGACGCACGGAATCGGGTTCGCCGTGCGCCAGCATCC
It includes:
- a CDS encoding ABC transporter ATP-binding protein; this translates as MLAIEGIDVHYGLVQALRGVSLVVEEGEMVALLGANGAGKTTTLRAVSGLVPYSAGSVRVGGREVADVPPSRVVTLGVAQLPQGRELFGELTVLENLRLGHWSRRREKARLEERVERVFDLFPRLRERATQHAATMSGGEQQMLAVGRALMSEPRVLLVDEASMGLAPIIVTQLFEVIAEVNKAGTAVLLVEQFVHLALRHTSRAYVLARGEVVVEGRSDELLDSPEVLAAYLGEAESDVDAHEPVRH